A window of Ignavibacterium sp. contains these coding sequences:
- a CDS encoding glycosyltransferase family 9 protein, whose product MISIHKLGDTIFTFDAINSIKKFYGDEVFIICNIDSVPIYELIHKRDYLISIPKNYFHFGDRYLDRRARKLLRALKPKIIIDLTGVMTSASLIFNSRANYICGFNRRIFRGIYNNFKEFQLGNHSREIYTNAIKDIIPITEFNGISSTTSDSDRILIAPFAGWISKEWSLVKFIELAERLNNSFNVCFIFDNRKISEEIINYLYSKRINFVRTNSVVELISEIKNCKLLIGNDSGPVQIAALLGKYTFSIYGPTNPNFHLPKGDKHFFIQKKIPCSPSDNERLCFTDGGKDGCPAFECLNNLTVDEVYEKSIQIIKSLS is encoded by the coding sequence GTGATTTCAATTCATAAACTTGGTGATACAATATTCACTTTTGATGCAATTAATTCAATAAAAAAATTTTATGGAGATGAAGTTTTTATAATTTGTAATATCGACTCTGTCCCAATTTATGAATTGATTCACAAGCGAGATTATCTTATTTCAATTCCTAAAAATTACTTTCACTTTGGTGATAGATACTTAGATAGAAGAGCAAGAAAATTATTAAGAGCTTTGAAACCCAAAATAATTATTGACTTAACAGGTGTTATGACATCAGCGAGTTTAATTTTTAACTCGAGAGCTAATTATATATGTGGATTTAATAGAAGAATCTTTAGAGGAATTTATAATAACTTTAAAGAGTTTCAATTAGGAAATCATTCAAGGGAAATTTATACAAATGCAATTAAAGATATTATTCCGATAACAGAGTTTAATGGGATTAGCTCTACTACATCTGATTCTGACAGAATCCTGATTGCACCTTTTGCTGGTTGGATATCTAAAGAGTGGTCGTTAGTTAAATTCATTGAATTGGCAGAGAGATTAAATAATAGTTTTAATGTGTGTTTTATTTTTGATAATAGAAAAATTAGTGAAGAAATAATAAACTATCTTTACAGTAAAAGAATAAATTTTGTAAGAACAAATTCAGTAGTTGAATTGATCTCCGAAATTAAAAATTGCAAATTATTAATTGGCAACGATTCCGGTCCCGTTCAGATTGCTGCATTACTTGGTAAGTACACTTTCAGTATCTATGGGCCAACGAATCCGAATTTTCATTTACCCAAAGGTGACAAACATTTTTTTATCCAAAAGAAAATACCATGTTCACCCTCAGATAATGAGCGATTATGTTTTACCGATGGTGGGAAAGATGGTTGTCCGGCTTTTGAATGTTTGAACAATCTAACTGTTGATGAGGTGTATGAAAAATCTATACAAATTATTAAAAGTCTAAGTTAA
- a CDS encoding permease-like cell division protein FtsX has product MLLIVLSFYLIRASKFLQEYVQQNISLNIFIKDNVSDESLNNFAEQLKNQPFTSKIEFISKERAAEIFLKETGEDFRKILDYNPLPASYTLYLKNEYTNKDSLKKIMSAIQREEIVTEVVSKMEFLQKVIAFSEKVKLYIFIFTGFMLLVSIYLVYSTVKLIMNSKYEELETMKLVGAKLSTIKLPIIFNIILIGLLSGAISMLVSFSVISYFNLDYNLLLKVTGFDFRLFIVLILLIGPFIGSIVTTVALRKISLRV; this is encoded by the coding sequence GTGTTACTGATTGTATTATCTTTTTATTTAATCAGAGCATCAAAATTTTTACAGGAATATGTTCAACAAAATATCTCTTTAAACATTTTTATTAAAGACAATGTTAGCGATGAATCATTAAATAACTTTGCAGAGCAACTGAAGAATCAACCTTTTACTTCCAAAATTGAATTCATCTCGAAAGAAAGAGCAGCAGAAATTTTTCTGAAAGAAACCGGTGAAGATTTCAGGAAAATTCTTGATTATAATCCATTACCAGCTTCTTACACTCTTTATTTGAAAAATGAATACACAAATAAGGACTCGCTGAAAAAAATTATGAGTGCTATTCAAAGGGAAGAAATTGTAACCGAAGTGGTATCTAAAATGGAATTTCTTCAAAAGGTAATTGCATTTTCGGAAAAAGTTAAACTATACATTTTCATATTCACTGGATTTATGCTTCTTGTATCAATTTATCTTGTTTACAGCACTGTTAAACTGATTATGAATTCAAAATATGAAGAGCTTGAAACTATGAAGCTGGTTGGTGCTAAACTAAGCACGATAAAATTGCCCATAATTTTCAATATCATTCTGATAGGATTATTATCAGGTGCAATTAGTATGCTCGTTTCTTTTTCAGTTATATCGTACTTCAATTTAGATTATAATTTGTTGTTGAAAGTGACAGGATTCGATTTTAGATTATTCATAGTTTTGATTTTACTAATTGGACCTTTTATTGGTTCAATTGTAACCACTGTTGCACTAAGAAAAATTTCGTTAAGAGTTTAA
- a CDS encoding YbaB/EbfC family nucleoid-associated protein has translation MKNLQGMLKQVQKMQEEMQKVQAQLVNMTVTEEAGGGIIKATANGAKEIVSIEIDPQVINQEEKEILEDLVVAAVNKALTSAGKMAEEELAKVTKGMLPPGMNIPGF, from the coding sequence ATGAAAAATTTGCAGGGAATGTTAAAGCAAGTACAGAAAATGCAGGAAGAAATGCAGAAAGTTCAGGCGCAGCTTGTCAATATGACAGTTACTGAAGAAGCTGGCGGTGGAATTATAAAAGCGACTGCAAACGGAGCAAAAGAGATTGTTTCTATAGAAATTGATCCTCAGGTTATCAATCAGGAAGAAAAAGAGATTCTTGAAGATCTGGTTGTTGCAGCAGTAAATAAAGCATTAACTTCTGCAGGTAAAATGGCGGAAGAAGAACTTGCTAAAGTTACAAAAGGAATGTTGCCTCCAGGTATGAATATTCCAGGATTCTAA
- a CDS encoding O-antigen ligase family protein, whose amino-acid sequence MKGSASFRTGGLLSNVNALSGYIVVVFPLFIFYLFIKNSRILKILILLGLTVLSLGVLATISRSAGLSIIIGLLFFSYIINKRAALWIVFSVLIVVLVLLILPTSEMILSALRIEQGFSQRDLLWELSIEMFKDNWFLGVGPGLWGLQMFNYSPVLQDSFIGYLFYDVNVITGGFNNSHNYYLVFMSDLGIFGLFLSLYLPFTFFSIAKENLKLSKLYSNESYLLNLALTTVGVSMFIRAFFEGISIITFGWVAIDLPFWIIVAILIYNNQFLKKSKEFILS is encoded by the coding sequence ATGAAGGGCTCTGCATCATTCCGCACTGGAGGTTTATTAAGTAATGTTAATGCACTGTCTGGTTATATAGTTGTTGTTTTTCCTTTATTTATTTTTTATTTATTTATTAAAAATTCTAGAATCTTAAAAATTTTGATCTTGCTTGGATTAACTGTTCTAAGTCTTGGAGTTTTGGCTACAATATCAAGATCAGCTGGGCTTTCAATTATTATTGGATTATTATTTTTTTCATACATTATAAACAAAAGAGCAGCTTTGTGGATTGTATTCTCAGTTCTTATTGTAGTATTAGTTTTGTTGATATTACCGACATCTGAAATGATTCTCTCTGCTTTAAGAATAGAACAGGGATTTAGTCAACGAGATTTACTATGGGAATTGTCGATTGAAATGTTTAAAGATAACTGGTTTTTAGGAGTTGGTCCCGGATTATGGGGACTTCAAATGTTCAATTATTCACCAGTTCTTCAGGATAGTTTTATTGGTTACCTTTTCTATGATGTAAATGTTATTACCGGCGGCTTTAATAATTCACATAATTATTATCTGGTTTTTATGAGTGATTTAGGAATCTTTGGTTTATTTTTATCACTTTATTTACCTTTTACATTTTTTTCAATTGCGAAAGAGAATTTAAAACTTTCAAAACTTTATAGTAATGAATCATACTTATTAAACCTTGCACTAACAACAGTTGGTGTTAGTATGTTTATAAGAGCTTTCTTTGAAGGTATTAGTATAATTACTTTCGGCTGGGTTGCTATAGACTTGCCATTTTGGATTATTGTTGCGATACTTATTTATAATAATCAATTCCTAAAAAAATCTAAAGAGTTTATTCTGTCTTGA
- a CDS encoding class I SAM-dependent methyltransferase: MKKDWFVEWFNTDEYLNVYKHRNENDAECHIRFLLSKIKLPPNASVLDLACGAGRHSILLAKVGYKVTGVDLSARLLNEARFNAEKENLDIEFIQSDLRQFTASKKFDLVLNLFTSFGYFETDDENFLLFQKAYSLLNSNGYFVLDYFNKNHLEKNLVEYSEESNENYIIKQERKIVDQRVNKKITIIRNGNSKVYFESVKLYESNLLTLKLKEFGFEIINLFGDFLGNEFDEISSPRFIAICKKK; the protein is encoded by the coding sequence ATGAAAAAAGATTGGTTCGTTGAGTGGTTTAATACAGATGAGTATCTAAATGTTTATAAGCATCGGAATGAAAACGATGCTGAATGTCATATCCGATTTTTGCTTTCTAAAATTAAATTACCTCCAAACGCATCTGTTTTGGATTTAGCTTGTGGTGCTGGCAGACATTCGATTTTACTTGCTAAAGTTGGTTATAAAGTTACAGGTGTTGACTTGAGTGCAAGACTTCTGAATGAAGCAAGATTTAATGCTGAAAAAGAAAATCTTGATATAGAATTTATTCAGTCTGATTTAAGGCAGTTTACTGCTTCTAAAAAGTTTGATCTTGTCCTTAACCTTTTTACAAGTTTTGGATACTTTGAAACCGATGATGAAAATTTTCTCCTATTTCAAAAAGCTTACTCTTTATTAAATTCAAATGGCTATTTTGTTCTGGATTATTTCAATAAAAACCACCTTGAAAAAAATCTGGTTGAATATTCTGAAGAATCCAATGAAAATTATATTATTAAGCAGGAAAGAAAAATTGTTGATCAGAGAGTGAATAAAAAAATTACTATTATTCGCAACGGAAATTCAAAAGTTTATTTTGAATCAGTGAAGTTATACGAAAGTAATTTACTTACTCTTAAGTTGAAGGAATTTGGATTTGAAATTATTAATTTGTTTGGAGATTTTTTAGGAAATGAATTTGATGAAATTTCATCTCCGCGCTTTATAGCAATATGCAAAAAAAAATAA
- a CDS encoding class I SAM-dependent methyltransferase, with protein sequence MSNHRNLLYQDYHTKFKSKISSNRINDLRSLFKHYNIKILPFIKSLAYNYNILELGCGPGYLLDYLKSKGFNNIKGIDISLVQNEIPQLLPAKIFNEIKSNYFTPASINTIDRDIFFLRKLVESFLSFFKMIKTVCDQDVWMYNFHCIVKK encoded by the coding sequence ATGAGTAATCATAGGAATCTGCTTTACCAGGATTATCACACTAAGTTCAAATCAAAAATTTCAAGTAATAGAATTAACGATTTGAGGAGCTTATTTAAACATTATAACATTAAGATTTTGCCTTTCATTAAATCACTGGCTTACAATTATAATATACTCGAGCTCGGTTGTGGACCCGGTTATTTGCTTGATTATCTAAAGTCCAAAGGATTTAATAACATAAAAGGAATTGATATTTCATTAGTGCAAAATGAGATTCCTCAATTGCTTCCTGCAAAAATATTTAATGAAATAAAGTCTAATTACTTCACTCCTGCAAGCATAAATACAATTGATAGAGATATATTTTTCTTACGGAAATTAGTTGAGTCGTTTCTGAGCTTCTTTAAAATGATTAAGACTGTTTGCGATCAGGATGTTTGGATGTATAATTTCCATTGTATCGTCAAAAAATAA
- a CDS encoding SLBB domain-containing protein — protein sequence MKAQLLFLILLLINFTSIAQVFPDYQERALLGLKDSTLITQFLTTSSEGAIDPNEYKVGPGDILFISISGLDEKIFTPGIDPEGFIYIPRIGAIDLRNKTLSEAKVAIQTRLMKSFKDVDIHISLQNFRKLKVSLVGNVINPSTYVLSSSSRLLDLFVLSSGLTNSSDIRNIRINSKNGEQKKVDLLKFLRLGDYSQNPFLNDGDIVLVDKAERFVSLFGHIKYPGNYEYKEGESIDEVLNVAGGILYKARTDSIEIVRFTDDGKSQYSIYFSYEKIKSEKPKVNKGDFIIVREIPDYFDVHYVEVKGEIKYPGVYKIKKDETTLSQVINEAGGFKKNASLKDAVLYRTKADSTYDPELERLRLIPRADMTDDEYDYLKARSRQKRGRVVIDFEKLFLQKDSNEDVVLKIGDIITIPEKKEYISIIGQVVNPGNITYKTGLTIDDYINIAGGFSWRAKEGDVRVIRANTGEWVDAEDVDELKPGDTIWVPEDPPGPKFWEVFTTSLQVLGQIAAVVAATVAVIVATR from the coding sequence TTGAAGGCGCAATTACTTTTTCTCATTTTATTATTAATCAATTTTACTTCAATTGCTCAGGTTTTTCCTGATTATCAGGAGAGAGCATTGCTTGGATTGAAAGACTCAACATTGATAACTCAGTTTTTAACGACTTCATCCGAAGGAGCAATTGATCCGAATGAATATAAAGTTGGTCCCGGCGATATTCTCTTTATCTCGATCAGCGGTTTGGATGAAAAAATATTTACCCCGGGCATTGATCCGGAAGGATTTATCTACATTCCAAGAATCGGAGCAATAGATCTTCGGAATAAAACTTTATCAGAAGCAAAAGTGGCTATACAAACCAGATTGATGAAGAGCTTTAAAGATGTTGATATTCACATTTCACTTCAGAATTTCAGAAAGTTAAAAGTTTCTTTGGTTGGTAATGTAATCAATCCATCGACTTATGTATTAAGTTCGTCATCACGACTATTAGATTTGTTCGTATTGTCATCCGGACTTACTAACTCTTCAGACATCAGAAATATCAGGATAAATTCCAAAAACGGCGAACAAAAGAAAGTTGATTTATTAAAATTCCTCAGACTTGGTGATTACAGTCAAAATCCTTTCTTGAATGATGGAGATATCGTGCTTGTTGATAAAGCAGAAAGGTTTGTTTCACTTTTCGGGCACATTAAATATCCAGGTAATTATGAGTATAAAGAAGGTGAATCAATTGATGAAGTATTGAATGTCGCTGGTGGAATTTTATACAAAGCAAGAACTGATTCAATTGAAATTGTTCGCTTTACAGATGATGGAAAGTCTCAGTATAGTATTTATTTCAGTTATGAAAAGATTAAGTCGGAAAAACCAAAAGTAAATAAAGGAGATTTTATCATTGTCAGGGAAATTCCGGATTACTTTGATGTTCATTATGTAGAGGTGAAAGGTGAAATCAAATATCCTGGTGTTTATAAAATTAAAAAAGATGAAACAACTCTTTCACAGGTTATAAACGAAGCCGGCGGTTTCAAAAAAAATGCTTCTTTAAAAGATGCTGTTCTTTACAGAACAAAAGCTGACTCAACTTATGATCCTGAACTTGAACGATTGCGACTTATCCCAAGAGCTGATATGACTGATGATGAATATGATTATCTCAAAGCACGTTCTCGACAGAAAAGAGGAAGAGTTGTTATTGATTTTGAAAAACTTTTTCTACAAAAAGATTCTAATGAAGATGTTGTATTAAAAATTGGAGATATAATCACAATTCCGGAAAAGAAAGAATATATTTCAATTATAGGACAGGTTGTCAATCCCGGAAACATTACTTACAAAACAGGATTAACTATTGATGATTACATTAATATCGCAGGTGGTTTTAGTTGGCGAGCAAAAGAAGGTGATGTAAGAGTTATACGAGCCAACACAGGTGAATGGGTGGATGCAGAGGATGTTGATGAACTAAAACCTGGCGATACAATTTGGGTTCCTGAAGATCCGCCGGGACCGAAATTCTGGGAAGTATTTACAACGAGTCTGCAGGTTCTTGGTCAAATAGCAGCCGTTGTTGCAGCAACAGTAGCAGTAATTGTAGCAACGAGGTAA
- a CDS encoding D-glucuronyl C5-epimerase family protein, protein MNLLHYLNKALVFIKPDKASYWHTITRCTIDQKPDSLGRYYLNFESKLAYPEKFDDNDIPLWRINDEPYFHHPIVICQYALGIFEHLYQKNFSDEELKLRFLKQADWLINNFTEIHCGKIWYIYYDIPLYGIKKPWYSALAQGEAVSVLTRAYLLTKDETYLNLAEDAIKPFFVEVKNGGLLNYFNSIPIYEEYPSQIRTVGVLNGFMFSLFGLYDLILIRNSENSKELLERGIESLKKLLPYYDTGYWARYFLYDYPKAYVASYTYISIMYEQLKVLFHLTGENLFDAYSERWKSYTEKKWNKLRALAKKIIYANTVSK, encoded by the coding sequence TTGAATTTATTACACTATTTAAATAAAGCTTTAGTTTTTATAAAACCGGATAAAGCCAGCTACTGGCATACAATCACAAGATGCACAATTGATCAAAAACCTGATTCGTTAGGCAGGTATTATTTGAATTTTGAATCGAAGCTCGCTTATCCGGAGAAATTTGATGATAATGACATCCCATTATGGAGAATAAATGATGAACCTTATTTTCATCACCCAATTGTAATCTGTCAGTATGCACTTGGAATATTTGAACACTTATATCAAAAAAATTTCTCGGATGAGGAATTAAAGTTAAGATTTCTAAAACAAGCTGATTGGTTAATAAATAATTTTACTGAAATTCACTGTGGCAAAATATGGTATATTTATTATGATATTCCCTTGTATGGAATAAAAAAACCCTGGTACTCAGCATTAGCTCAGGGAGAGGCTGTATCTGTATTAACACGAGCTTATCTTCTTACCAAAGATGAAACATATTTAAATCTTGCTGAAGATGCAATCAAACCTTTTTTTGTGGAAGTTAAAAATGGTGGGCTGTTAAATTATTTCAACTCAATCCCGATTTATGAAGAGTATCCTTCACAAATTAGAACAGTGGGAGTTTTAAATGGATTTATGTTTTCACTTTTTGGTTTGTATGATTTAATACTTATACGTAATTCTGAAAATTCAAAAGAGTTACTTGAAAGAGGAATTGAATCACTTAAAAAATTATTACCTTATTACGATACAGGTTATTGGGCAAGATATTTTCTATATGATTATCCGAAAGCATATGTCGCTTCTTATACATATATTTCAATTATGTACGAGCAGCTAAAAGTTTTATTTCATCTAACCGGAGAAAACTTATTTGATGCATATTCTGAAAGATGGAAATCATATACAGAAAAGAAATGGAACAAGCTCAGAGCACTTGCTAAAAAAATCATTTATGCAAATACAGTTAGTAAATGA
- the recR gene encoding recombination mediator RecR, which produces MQIAETLLIAIDELSKLPGIGKKTAQRLALHIIKNDKESAEKLAKAIIDLKEKLTLCKKCYNLSEDELCDICKNPKRDQSTICVVEEASDVIAIEKSHEFNGLYHVLGGVLSPLMGIGAENLRIKELINRFHDEEIKEVILALNPDTEGETTSLYLAKLIKPLGVKVTRIARGIPIGGDLEFADEATIGKAMLNRIDL; this is translated from the coding sequence GTGCAAATAGCAGAAACATTACTGATAGCAATAGATGAATTAAGTAAACTTCCGGGAATTGGGAAGAAAACTGCCCAGAGATTAGCACTTCACATAATTAAAAACGATAAAGAATCTGCTGAAAAGTTAGCCAAAGCGATAATTGACCTCAAAGAAAAATTAACGCTCTGTAAAAAGTGCTATAATCTTTCAGAAGATGAACTTTGTGATATTTGTAAAAACCCTAAACGGGATCAGTCAACAATTTGTGTTGTTGAAGAGGCTAGTGATGTTATTGCAATTGAAAAATCTCACGAGTTTAATGGATTGTATCACGTTTTGGGTGGAGTTCTATCGCCATTAATGGGAATTGGTGCTGAGAACCTGAGAATAAAAGAATTAATTAACAGATTTCACGATGAAGAAATAAAGGAAGTAATCCTCGCACTTAATCCCGATACAGAAGGTGAAACTACTTCGTTGTATCTTGCTAAATTGATTAAACCACTTGGAGTTAAAGTAACAAGAATTGCAAGAGGTATTCCAATCGGAGGTGATTTAGAATTTGCTGATGAAGCTACAATTGGAAAGGCAATGCTGAATAGAATTGATTTATGA
- a CDS encoding lipid II flippase MurJ, translating to MNKTSSIGSATIILTIFGLLGKATGFFREVLFANYFGISREYEFYLVASVLPITLNSIALYIYQNYFVPAYPKREILGHEYLADFSKKTFLNSLSIALFTASILILFRTPILKIYLGSELVSDKTEILFVIFSLTVPLSIVSGFLIAYLQTQFNFKSPAIAALSLNIFTILALLIFKETNIIYIATAYFLGVVFQTIILIKVSRIFNLFRIKLTKASVKFKSIDPSILWILLIEVMGQFYILSDRYFLSRVDEGGIAAINYSLTIFLLPISIITISISTAALPKFSQLAASNSKSELKEKITTALVSISLLFIPINLIFIFWGKEVVRIFYERGNFTFTSTQLTSDVLFYFSLSLVFYSLYGILNKIFYVFGKVKTLFVITVLGIALKIALNFILVDSFKQNGLAISTSLSYIFFFILSLIIIHSMLKLIGFRTFLIKFTSYLLNGLFSFLIVKILFTLVTIDTILFDLIKITLFLLIYYINNQVVDDIYQLEIQKELLRFLPKKFSKREI from the coding sequence ATGAATAAAACTTCTTCAATTGGAAGTGCCACAATCATTTTGACAATTTTTGGTTTACTAGGTAAAGCTACCGGCTTTTTCAGAGAGGTTTTATTCGCTAATTATTTTGGCATTTCACGAGAATATGAATTCTATCTTGTTGCGTCTGTCTTACCAATAACTCTTAACTCAATTGCACTCTACATATATCAGAATTATTTTGTTCCGGCTTATCCCAAGAGAGAAATTCTAGGTCATGAATATTTAGCAGATTTTTCAAAAAAAACTTTTTTGAATTCCTTATCAATTGCACTCTTCACAGCTTCGATCCTTATTTTATTCAGAACTCCAATTCTAAAAATATATTTAGGTAGTGAACTTGTCTCAGATAAAACTGAAATATTGTTTGTCATATTTAGTTTAACAGTTCCTTTAAGCATTGTCTCTGGTTTCTTAATCGCTTATTTACAAACCCAGTTTAACTTTAAATCACCAGCAATTGCTGCACTTAGTCTTAATATTTTTACAATTCTTGCTCTTTTGATATTCAAGGAAACAAATATTATTTATATCGCAACTGCATATTTTCTTGGAGTAGTATTTCAGACAATAATTTTGATTAAAGTATCACGAATTTTCAATTTGTTCCGAATAAAATTGACTAAAGCTTCAGTAAAATTTAAATCAATTGATCCATCTATATTGTGGATACTACTGATTGAGGTCATGGGTCAATTCTATATTTTATCTGATAGATATTTTCTTTCAAGAGTTGATGAGGGTGGAATCGCGGCTATTAATTATTCTCTAACAATTTTTCTGTTACCAATTTCCATAATTACAATTTCAATATCCACTGCTGCTTTGCCAAAGTTTTCACAACTTGCTGCTTCAAATTCCAAGTCTGAACTGAAAGAGAAAATAACTACAGCACTGGTTAGCATTTCACTTTTATTTATTCCAATAAACCTAATTTTTATCTTTTGGGGAAAAGAGGTTGTAAGAATTTTTTATGAGAGAGGAAATTTCACATTTACCAGCACGCAATTAACATCTGATGTCTTATTTTATTTTTCTTTGAGTTTAGTCTTTTATAGTCTTTATGGAATTCTGAATAAAATATTTTATGTCTTTGGGAAAGTTAAGACATTATTCGTTATAACAGTTCTTGGAATTGCCTTAAAGATAGCATTGAATTTTATTTTAGTTGATTCATTTAAACAAAACGGATTGGCTATATCAACTTCTTTAAGCTACATTTTCTTTTTTATATTAAGTTTAATAATAATTCATTCGATGCTTAAATTAATAGGATTTAGAACTTTTCTTATAAAATTTACTTCTTATTTACTCAATGGGCTATTTTCATTTTTGATTGTTAAGATATTATTTACTCTTGTTACTATCGACACAATTTTGTTTGATTTAATTAAAATAACTTTATTCCTTTTGATCTATTATATTAATAATCAGGTCGTTGATGATATATATCAACTTGAAATTCAAAAAGAGCTTCTAAGATTTTTACCAAAAAAATTTTCTAAAAGAGAAATTTGA
- a CDS encoding Wzz/FepE/Etk N-terminal domain-containing protein, with protein MDFHSILHTILINWKRIISVTILSTVILFLILLFVYPVTYTSSVTILPPERKKDFGLGSLLSIGSNDLGGISSGMMTIASSEMYIQIMKSRTLSEFVINKLNLEEKFDVDSKEKAISKLQKMISFDLNKEGIVKLSVDVTSDIFPQITANRDSLKTLAKEIAKTFIDGLNYFNNSKLSTKSKNTRIYLEEQLKETKVQLDSLETELVKFQQKYKTISLSDQMKSSLEAAAKLKSEITRIEIEMSLLKNDVTEENKYYHTLQKQLEELKRQYNNFDTDRIDYLLSFKNAPELGQQLSSLFREVRIQNEIYVMLQQLYYKEKIQEKRDTPSVDVLDEPTLPDSQSSPRLFFSSFIGGIFVFLGLSSFYLYKDSKIIRVKTPNE; from the coding sequence ATGGATTTTCATTCAATACTACATACAATCCTGATAAACTGGAAACGGATCATAAGCGTTACTATTTTATCAACAGTTATTCTGTTCCTGATATTATTGTTTGTTTATCCGGTGACATATACGAGTAGTGTAACTATTCTTCCTCCCGAGAGAAAAAAAGATTTTGGTCTTGGAAGTTTATTAAGTATAGGTTCTAATGATTTAGGCGGTATTTCTTCCGGAATGATGACGATAGCAAGTTCAGAGATGTATATTCAAATAATGAAAAGCAGAACTTTATCTGAATTTGTTATCAATAAATTAAATCTCGAAGAAAAGTTTGATGTTGACTCAAAAGAAAAGGCAATCTCGAAATTGCAAAAAATGATTTCGTTTGATTTAAATAAGGAAGGAATTGTAAAACTTTCTGTTGATGTCACCTCAGATATTTTCCCTCAGATTACGGCGAATAGAGATTCATTAAAAACACTAGCTAAAGAAATTGCCAAGACTTTTATAGATGGGTTAAACTATTTCAATAATAGTAAGTTGTCAACTAAATCAAAAAATACAAGAATCTACTTGGAGGAACAACTAAAGGAAACTAAAGTTCAACTCGATTCACTTGAAACTGAGTTGGTGAAATTCCAGCAAAAGTATAAGACTATTTCACTTTCTGACCAAATGAAAAGCTCACTTGAAGCAGCTGCTAAATTAAAATCAGAAATTACCAGAATAGAAATTGAGATGAGTTTGTTGAAAAATGATGTAACTGAGGAAAATAAATACTATCATACCTTACAAAAGCAATTAGAAGAACTAAAAAGACAATACAATAATTTCGACACTGATAGAATTGATTATTTATTAAGCTTCAAAAATGCTCCTGAATTAGGACAGCAATTATCATCACTTTTCCGTGAAGTAAGGATTCAAAATGAAATTTATGTGATGTTGCAGCAGCTTTACTATAAAGAAAAAATTCAGGAAAAAAGAGATACACCTTCAGTTGATGTCCTTGATGAACCAACCTTACCTGATTCTCAATCATCTCCTCGATTATTTTTTTCTTCTTTTATTGGAGGGATATTTGTTTTTTTAGGTCTCAGCTCTTTCTATTTATATAAAGATTCAAAAATTATTAGAGTGAAAACTCCAAATGAGTAA